The Streptomyces sp. NBC_00435 nucleotide sequence GCGGAATCCTTCTGGATCGTCCGCTCCGGCACGGTCACCCTGGAGATTCCCGTTCCCGGCCGCCGGCCCACCCCCATCGAGAGCCTGGGCCCCGGGGAACTGGTGGGCTGGTCGTGGCTCTTCACCCCGTACGTGTGGCAGCTGGGCGCCGAGGCGATGACCCCGGTCCGCGCGTACGAGTTCGACGCCACGACCGTACGGATGCTCATGGACGCCGATCCGGCGTTCGGGTCCGCCGTCGGCCACTGGGTCGGGCGGGTTCTCGCGCTGCGGCTGCACCAGACCCGCACCCGCCTGTTCGACCTGTACGCCCCTCGCCTCGCCGCGGGCTGACGCCGTTCACGGTCCGACACGCTCCTGCGGGCCGCCAACCGTCCGTGTTCGGCCGAATACGCGGACCGCTCCCCCACAGGTCAGACCCGACCCCACCGCTGCGGTCTGCGGTCATGCGTGCGCGGTGCG carries:
- a CDS encoding Crp/Fnr family transcriptional regulator, with amino-acid sequence MSTPSPIRIAAVLSTEHRGRLMSHAREVNFPEGARIFDEGTRAESFWIVRSGTVTLEIPVPGRRPTPIESLGPGELVGWSWLFTPYVWQLGAEAMTPVRAYEFDATTVRMLMDADPAFGSAVGHWVGRVLALRLHQTRTRLFDLYAPRLAAG